In Perca flavescens isolate YP-PL-M2 chromosome 7, PFLA_1.0, whole genome shotgun sequence, the following proteins share a genomic window:
- the LOC114558190 gene encoding actin-associated protein FAM107A yields the protein MANVLRPQPLMKDQYSTDNVVKAEASSGQLNPIKASRTHNELHKELLLAHKRGLALSSRSELQQVLERRKRVQCDREEEGQSRTSLEDVLLRRQLKQLEREKEQEDKVREESQLMEFVRVRQNLRKIHSAIQNKAANT from the exons ATGGCTAATGTTCTCAGACCGCAGCCTCTCATGAAGGACCAGTACAGCACAG aTAATGTAGTCAAAGCTGAAGCCTCTTCGGGTCAGCTAAACCCCATTAAAGCTTCAAGGACTCACAACGAGCTTCACAAGGAACTGCTACTGGCCCACAAGAG GGGTCTGGCGCTGAGCAGCAGGTCAGAACTCCAGCAAGTgctggagaggaggaagagggtaCAGTGTGACCGGGAAGAGGAGGGACAGAGCAGGACTTCTCTAGAGGATGTGCTACTCAGACGTCAGCTGAAACAACTTGAG AGGGAGAAGGAACAAGAAGATAAGGTACGAGAGGAATCCCAGTTGATGGAGTTTGTTCGAGTCCGACAGAACCTAAGAAAGATTCACTCTGCGATCCAGAACAAGGCTGCAAACACCTGA